The following proteins are encoded in a genomic region of Paenibacillus sp. FSL H3-0469:
- the coaE gene encoding dephospho-CoA kinase (Dephospho-CoA kinase (CoaE) performs the final step in coenzyme A biosynthesis.), whose protein sequence is MIIGLTGGIASGKSTVSALFVRKGAALVDADVIAREVMLPGHPVLAAAVEAFGDRILLPDGSLDRAGLGEIVFRDPEALKTLNNLTHPAIRREIKDRMYALEQENPQRLVIVDIPLLYESELDSLFEQIIVVYVPRRVQLARLMERSGMKLEQAEDRLRSQMDIELKRRKANYVIDNSSDLQSAELQVARLWDRLGLI, encoded by the coding sequence ATGATTATAGGCTTAACCGGAGGCATAGCTTCGGGGAAAAGCACCGTGTCTGCACTGTTTGTCCGCAAGGGAGCTGCACTGGTGGATGCCGATGTCATCGCCAGAGAGGTGATGCTCCCCGGACATCCGGTGCTGGCGGCAGCGGTGGAGGCTTTTGGAGACCGCATCCTTTTGCCTGACGGTTCGCTGGACCGGGCGGGTCTTGGTGAGATTGTCTTCCGGGACCCGGAGGCGCTCAAGACACTGAATAACCTGACCCATCCGGCAATCCGCAGGGAGATCAAGGACAGAATGTATGCGCTTGAGCAGGAGAATCCGCAGCGGCTGGTCATTGTCGACATTCCGCTGCTCTACGAATCAGAGCTGGATTCCTTATTTGAGCAGATTATTGTGGTCTATGTTCCGAGAAGGGTGCAGTTAGCCCGCCTCATGGAGCGCAGCGGAATGAAGCTGGAACAGGCTGAGGACCGGCTGAGGTCGCAGATGGATATTGAGCTGAAGCGCAGGAAAGCGAATTATGTGATCGACAATAGCAGTGATCTGCAGTCTGCCGAGCTTCAGGTTGCCCGGTTGTGGGACAGGCTGGGCTTGATATGA
- the polA gene encoding DNA polymerase I produces MDKLILIDGNNIIYRAFFAMPPLTNTAGQQTNAVYGFTTMLLRLLEEHKPTHMIVAFDAGKITFRHEGYEEYKGGRQKTPPELSEQFPLLKELLKGLGVPQFEIAGYEADDIIGTISREADAAGRQVMIVSGDKDMLQLASEHTTIALVRKGVTEVELYGPKQIRDKYDLTPEQIIDLKGLMGDASDNIPGVPGVGEKTALKLLQQFGSVEGVLAGTGELKGKMKEKLEEHADSAVMSKKLATIYREVPLEHTWEDMVFSGINTDTAGPALAKLEFRSLLERLSLSAYSHAADGSLTGSPVVEAAELNITIVDEDGISELVQALPGISALHVESNGENPHRAEVIGLGLSSPEQHYFVPFALLKSKAAAPLRDWLGDGQAPKSGYDLHRADLALHWQGIAFAGAANDVQLAAYLLDPTEASQNLNDLTTKYGLPRLSPDEDVFGKGAKYRIPELKILGEHVARKSATVLGIVQKQQEELDKTDMTGLFQDLEMPLSRILADMEKQGIAVNKDDLVQLGREFEAQISRLVTEIYSACGTEFNLNSPKQLGEVLFVKLGLPVVKKTKTGYSTDAEVLEKLAPYHDAVRLILQYRTIAKLQSTYVEGLMKEISPETGKVHTFYRQTIAATGRLSSQFPNLQNIPIRLEEGRKIRKVFVPSEPGWSILAADYSQIELRVLAHISGDERMKEAFVEDMDIHTKTAMDVFGVPAESVDSNMRRSAKAVNFGIVYGISDYGLSQNLNIPRKEAARFIEQYFEVFQGVRRYMDDIVVEARKQGYVTTLLERRRYLPEINAKNFNLRSFAERTAMNTPIQGTAADIIKLAMVHMDKALHERGLKSRMLLQVHDELVFEVPEEELEQMKQLLPEVMAGALQLSVPLKAEVSYGSNWYEAK; encoded by the coding sequence GTGGACAAGCTGATACTCATTGATGGAAATAATATCATTTACCGGGCGTTCTTCGCCATGCCGCCGCTGACGAATACAGCGGGACAGCAGACGAATGCGGTATACGGTTTCACGACGATGCTGCTCCGTCTGCTGGAGGAGCATAAACCGACACATATGATTGTGGCCTTCGACGCGGGGAAGATTACCTTCCGGCATGAAGGCTATGAGGAGTATAAAGGCGGGCGCCAGAAGACCCCGCCGGAGCTGTCCGAGCAGTTCCCGCTGCTCAAGGAGCTGCTGAAGGGTCTGGGGGTTCCGCAATTCGAGATTGCAGGCTACGAGGCTGACGATATTATCGGCACCATCTCCAGGGAAGCGGATGCCGCCGGCCGTCAGGTGATGATTGTGTCCGGGGATAAGGATATGCTGCAGCTGGCTTCCGAACATACCACCATAGCGCTGGTGCGCAAGGGAGTTACGGAAGTGGAGCTGTACGGGCCTAAGCAGATCCGTGATAAATATGATCTCACCCCTGAGCAGATTATTGATCTGAAGGGGCTGATGGGCGATGCCAGCGACAATATTCCCGGGGTGCCGGGAGTCGGGGAGAAGACAGCGCTTAAGCTGCTCCAGCAGTTCGGATCGGTGGAGGGCGTGCTGGCCGGAACCGGTGAGCTGAAGGGCAAGATGAAAGAGAAGCTGGAAGAGCACGCGGACAGCGCCGTCATGAGCAAAAAGTTGGCGACGATCTACCGCGAGGTTCCGCTTGAGCATACGTGGGAGGATATGGTCTTCAGCGGGATTAATACGGACACGGCTGGGCCTGCGCTCGCCAAGCTGGAATTCCGCTCGCTGCTGGAGCGCCTGTCGCTGAGCGCCTATTCACATGCGGCGGACGGCAGCCTGACGGGTTCCCCCGTGGTGGAAGCCGCAGAGCTTAATATTACAATTGTTGACGAAGACGGAATAAGCGAGCTGGTTCAGGCACTGCCGGGCATCTCCGCCCTGCATGTGGAATCTAACGGGGAGAACCCGCACCGTGCCGAAGTGATCGGCCTCGGGCTGTCTTCGCCGGAGCAGCATTACTTTGTGCCTTTTGCCCTGCTGAAGAGTAAGGCGGCAGCACCCCTGCGGGACTGGCTCGGTGACGGGCAGGCGCCGAAGAGCGGGTATGATCTGCACCGTGCCGATCTGGCGCTGCATTGGCAGGGGATTGCTTTTGCCGGAGCCGCTAACGATGTTCAGCTGGCCGCCTACCTGCTGGACCCGACCGAAGCCAGCCAGAATCTGAATGACCTGACCACGAAATACGGCCTACCCCGCTTGTCGCCGGATGAGGATGTCTTCGGCAAAGGGGCCAAATATAGAATTCCTGAGCTTAAGATTCTCGGTGAGCATGTCGCCCGTAAGAGTGCGACCGTGCTTGGCATTGTACAGAAGCAGCAGGAGGAGCTGGACAAGACGGACATGACCGGTCTGTTCCAGGACCTGGAGATGCCGCTGTCGCGGATTCTCGCCGATATGGAGAAGCAGGGCATTGCTGTTAACAAGGATGATCTTGTCCAGCTCGGCAGGGAATTTGAAGCCCAGATCTCCCGGCTGGTCACTGAGATCTACTCCGCTTGCGGAACCGAATTCAATCTTAATTCTCCGAAGCAGCTGGGCGAGGTTCTGTTCGTGAAGCTGGGTCTGCCGGTCGTGAAGAAGACGAAGACCGGGTATTCGACGGATGCCGAGGTACTGGAAAAGCTTGCGCCTTATCATGACGCTGTGCGCCTGATTCTGCAATACCGTACCATTGCCAAGCTGCAATCCACGTATGTGGAAGGCCTGATGAAGGAAATCTCGCCGGAGACCGGCAAGGTACACACCTTTTACCGGCAGACGATTGCGGCCACGGGCCGGCTCAGCAGCCAGTTCCCGAACCTGCAGAACATTCCAATCCGGCTCGAAGAGGGCCGCAAGATCCGTAAGGTGTTCGTGCCCTCCGAGCCGGGCTGGTCGATTCTGGCGGCGGATTACTCGCAGATCGAGCTGCGTGTGCTGGCGCATATCTCAGGTGATGAGCGGATGAAGGAAGCTTTTGTCGAGGATATGGATATTCATACTAAGACCGCCATGGACGTATTCGGCGTCCCTGCGGAGAGTGTGGACAGTAATATGCGCCGCTCCGCCAAAGCGGTTAACTTCGGGATTGTGTACGGCATCAGCGATTACGGCCTGTCGCAGAACCTGAACATCCCGCGCAAGGAAGCGGCCCGGTTCATTGAGCAGTATTTCGAGGTGTTCCAAGGTGTGCGCCGTTACATGGATGATATCGTAGTCGAGGCCCGTAAGCAGGGGTATGTGACTACTCTGCTGGAGCGGCGCCGTTATCTGCCGGAGATCAATGCGAAGAACTTCAATCTGCGGTCCTTCGCAGAACGTACGGCGATGAATACGCCGATTCAGGGAACCGCTGCGGATATTATCAAGCTGGCCATGGTTCATATGGACAAGGCGCTGCATGAGCGCGGCCTGAAGAGCCGGATGCTGCTCCAGGTACACGATGAGTTAGTATTCGAGGTGCCGGAGGAGGAGCTGGAGCAAATGAAGCAGCTGCTGCCCGAGGTGATGGCCGGAGCGCTGCAGCTGTCTGTTCCGCTGAAGGCAGAGGTAAGTTATGGCAGCAACTGGTACGAAGCGAAATAG
- a CDS encoding lytic transglycosylase domain-containing protein has protein sequence MKWLRKKRVLLLLFIGFTAILFLGSNWMSWFYPIHYKAEIRQHSRTYEMDPFLVASIIRVETNYKTGRESKKGALGLMQLMPDTAKWALEKAKLPEVSLERLKEEPSSNIELGTWYLSTLSKQFDGNRIAVIAAYNAGPGKVQSWLDEGQWDGTEASVKDIPFGETRHYVQRVIYYYDQYTELYSEF, from the coding sequence ATGAAGTGGTTACGTAAAAAAAGAGTCCTGCTGCTGTTGTTCATCGGCTTCACCGCGATTCTGTTTCTAGGCTCCAACTGGATGTCATGGTTTTATCCTATTCATTATAAAGCAGAGATCCGCCAGCACAGCCGGACGTATGAGATGGACCCGTTCCTGGTGGCATCCATTATCCGTGTGGAGACCAATTATAAGACCGGACGCGAATCTAAAAAAGGAGCACTCGGACTGATGCAGCTTATGCCGGATACCGCCAAGTGGGCGCTAGAAAAGGCCAAGCTTCCTGAGGTATCGCTGGAACGGCTGAAGGAAGAGCCCTCGTCCAACATTGAACTGGGTACCTGGTATTTGTCTACGCTCTCTAAGCAGTTTGACGGCAACCGTATAGCAGTTATCGCCGCCTACAATGCCGGACCCGGCAAGGTGCAGAGCTGGCTGGATGAAGGGCAGTGGGACGGAACAGAAGCCTCTGTGAAGGACATTCCGTTCGGTGAGACCCGTCATTACGTGCAGCGTGTGATTTATTATTATGATCAATACACCGAGCTCTACAGTGAGTTCTAG
- the nrdR gene encoding transcriptional regulator NrdR — translation MKCPYCDHTNTKVLDSRPANENKSIRRRRECELCSRRFTTFEMIEETPLIVIKKGGSREEFSRDKILRGLIRACEKRPVPVERLEVIVSEVEKSLRGIALAEIESRQIGELVMEQLYPVDEVAYVRFASVYRQFKDINMFMKELKGLLSKNTEELEGL, via the coding sequence ATGAAATGCCCTTACTGTGACCACACCAATACCAAAGTCTTGGACTCGCGCCCGGCCAATGAGAATAAGTCCATCCGCCGCAGGCGGGAATGCGAGCTGTGCAGCCGCCGTTTCACCACCTTCGAGATGATTGAAGAGACCCCCCTGATTGTGATTAAAAAAGGAGGCAGCCGTGAAGAGTTCAGCCGTGACAAAATCCTCCGCGGCCTGATCCGTGCCTGCGAGAAGCGTCCAGTCCCTGTAGAGCGCCTGGAGGTCATCGTATCCGAGGTGGAGAAAAGCCTGCGCGGCATCGCCCTCGCCGAGATCGAGAGCCGCCAGATCGGCGAGCTGGTCATGGAGCAGCTCTACCCTGTAGACGAGGTAGCCTACGTCCGCTTCGCGTCCGTGTACCGCCAGTTCAAGGACATTAACATGTTCATGAAGGAACTGAAGGGACTGCTGTCCAAGAACACGGAGGAGCTGGAGGGGCTGTAA
- a CDS encoding alpha/beta-type small acid-soluble spore protein: MSQNNNSNNLVAPNSRGALEQLKYEVAQELGITLSPDGYQGNKTSYENGSIGGYITKRLVTLAEQQLAGQYK, from the coding sequence ATGAGCCAAAATAACAACTCCAATAACCTGGTAGCTCCAAACTCACGCGGTGCCTTGGAACAACTGAAATATGAAGTTGCCCAGGAACTAGGTATCACCCTCTCCCCAGACGGATACCAAGGCAATAAAACTTCTTACGAAAACGGTTCGATCGGTGGTTACATCACTAAACGTCTTGTAACCCTGGCTGAACAGCAATTGGCAGGTCAGTACAAATAA
- the phoU gene encoding phosphate signaling complex protein PhoU, translating into MIRRKEFDKDLEELRTLLQQMGEHVTDALDGAILALQTLDTARAQEIVKADLRLNAMEDRIMEIGSRLIITQQPVAKDLRRIIVAFKISSDLERMGDLALDVAKVTMRIQGQQLIKPLVDIPRMAELVTIMTTEAIQSYLDENTDLAYKMAQDDDQVDGLYSAMINELYTYMVQKPETVNQAMLLTLVGRYIERIADHATNIGESVVYLVTGKRPDLNQ; encoded by the coding sequence ATGATTCGCAGAAAAGAATTCGACAAAGATCTGGAAGAACTGCGTACCCTGCTGCAGCAGATGGGCGAGCATGTAACGGATGCCCTGGATGGTGCGATACTGGCCCTGCAGACCCTTGATACGGCACGGGCGCAGGAGATTGTCAAAGCGGACCTGCGGCTGAACGCCATGGAAGACCGGATTATGGAGATCGGCTCACGGCTGATCATCACCCAGCAGCCGGTGGCGAAGGATCTGCGCCGCATTATTGTAGCCTTTAAAATCTCCAGCGATCTGGAGCGTATGGGCGATTTGGCACTGGATGTAGCCAAGGTAACGATGCGCATCCAGGGGCAGCAGCTGATCAAGCCGCTTGTGGATATTCCGCGCATGGCTGAGCTGGTCACGATCATGACCACGGAGGCGATTCAGTCTTATCTGGACGAGAATACGGATCTGGCCTACAAAATGGCGCAGGATGACGATCAGGTAGATGGCCTGTACAGCGCGATGATTAACGAACTGTACACGTATATGGTTCAGAAGCCTGAAACCGTGAATCAGGCGATGCTGCTCACACTGGTTGGCCGTTACATTGAACGGATTGCCGACCATGCCACGAATATTGGCGAGAGTGTAGTGTATCTGGTTACAGGGAAACGTCCGGATTTGAACCAATAA
- the mutM gene encoding DNA-formamidopyrimidine glycosylase — MPELPEVETVRRTLNELITGKQIEHVTVRLPRIIQRPDDIQAFAYMLAGHTVVTVERRGKFLRFVFDGLVMVSHLRMEGRYGVYREGELLDKHTHVIFHFTDGTELRYTDVRQFGTMHLFQPGEDLQLKPLNKLGQEPLDADFTLERFKEIVAKRSTKIKPLLLNQEYIVGIGNIYVDESLHRAGIHPEETAKSLTEDQLARLHHAIVATLTEAVNAGGSSVKSYVNGQGESGSYQDQHKIYGRKDQPCAACGTLIEKSVVGGRGTHYCPTCQPVPVQIL, encoded by the coding sequence ATGCCGGAATTGCCGGAAGTCGAAACAGTCAGAAGAACACTTAATGAGTTAATTACAGGCAAGCAGATAGAGCATGTCACCGTCCGGCTGCCGCGGATCATTCAGCGCCCGGATGATATTCAGGCCTTTGCTTATATGCTGGCAGGCCATACAGTGGTAACGGTTGAGCGCAGAGGCAAGTTCCTGCGTTTCGTATTTGACGGGCTGGTGATGGTCTCCCATCTGCGGATGGAGGGCCGTTACGGCGTGTACCGTGAGGGCGAGCTGTTGGACAAGCATACGCATGTTATTTTCCATTTCACAGACGGGACAGAGCTGCGTTATACGGATGTGCGCCAATTCGGGACGATGCATCTGTTCCAGCCGGGAGAGGATCTGCAGCTGAAGCCGCTGAACAAGCTGGGGCAGGAGCCGCTGGATGCCGATTTCACGCTGGAACGGTTCAAGGAGATTGTCGCGAAGCGGAGCACTAAGATCAAGCCGCTGCTGCTCAATCAGGAATATATAGTAGGTATCGGCAATATTTATGTAGATGAGTCCCTGCATCGTGCAGGAATCCACCCGGAGGAGACCGCGAAGTCCCTCACGGAGGATCAACTGGCCAGGCTGCACCATGCTATTGTCGCAACACTGACAGAGGCTGTGAATGCCGGAGGCTCCTCCGTGAAGTCGTATGTCAACGGCCAGGGGGAGAGCGGAAGCTATCAGGATCAGCACAAGATCTATGGACGGAAGGATCAGCCTTGTGCTGCCTGCGGCACACTGATTGAGAAGAGCGTGGTCGGCGGACGGGGAACGCATTATTGTCCCACCTGCCAGCCCGTACCTGTACAGATTCTGTAG
- a CDS encoding manganese efflux pump, giving the protein MLSPLLSLLLLAFALSLDGFGVGITYGLRKMKIPLLSIIIISLCSGVVIYGSMQVGVLLAKVVSPNAASSVGAVILVLMGCWSLFQMLTQKEKEETASAAAEGHSGQEVRLETAAAAQSAETVLKPAVFSLELRHLGVVIQILRTPSSADMDASGSISSMEAMILGIALSLDAFGAGLGAALLGFSPWSTSLMIAVFSGTFLLMGMKTGLKLSGSYWMKHAAALPAILLIVMGIMKLL; this is encoded by the coding sequence GTGCTGAGCCCATTGTTGTCTTTGCTGTTGCTTGCGTTTGCGCTTAGTCTGGATGGATTTGGTGTAGGCATTACATATGGACTGCGTAAAATGAAAATCCCCTTGCTTTCCATTATCATTATTTCGCTCTGTTCAGGGGTAGTCATTTATGGTTCTATGCAGGTCGGCGTGCTGCTGGCCAAGGTAGTCTCGCCGAATGCCGCTTCTAGTGTCGGAGCGGTTATTCTCGTCTTAATGGGCTGTTGGTCCCTGTTCCAGATGCTGACGCAGAAGGAGAAAGAAGAGACTGCGTCTGCGGCCGCAGAGGGCCATTCCGGACAGGAAGTCAGGCTGGAGACTGCTGCTGCCGCACAGAGTGCCGAGACAGTGCTGAAGCCGGCTGTGTTCTCGCTGGAGCTGCGCCATCTGGGCGTGGTGATACAGATTCTCCGCACACCGTCTTCCGCTGATATGGATGCTTCGGGGAGCATCTCCTCCATGGAAGCCATGATTCTGGGGATCGCGTTATCGCTGGATGCCTTCGGGGCCGGCCTCGGTGCGGCACTGCTCGGATTCAGCCCGTGGTCCACCTCGCTGATGATCGCTGTATTCAGCGGAACCTTTTTGCTGATGGGAATGAAGACTGGACTGAAATTATCCGGCAGCTACTGGATGAAGCATGCGGCTGCGCTGCCCGCGATATTATTAATTGTAATGGGTATAATGAAGTTATTATGA